One region of Flavobacterium sp. KACC 22763 genomic DNA includes:
- a CDS encoding sensor histidine kinase produces MSFSERTNTTRWIIISVCFIIISLILWNTYTFFQIFKNEERLKMNLFVKAQISIVNADENTDVELPLQIFNNNTSIPGIIMLYDKVVSAVNVPDEILNDKKKRTAFLNKLKNENEPITFEYAPGKYQTLYYGNSSLLNKLKYYPIALLLIIFLCIALIYNFYKSTKMATQNKLWAGMAKETAHQIGTPLSSLIGWVEILKTENIDPSISLEIEKDIERLQTITDRFSKIGSVPVLELHDIVKETKTAYEYLQSRFSKQVAFSFHAPDSPILGMINPTLHSWTIENLVKNAIDAMKGKGTLDLQIEQDANHVKINIKDSGTGIPKKQFKTIFETGYTTKKRGWGLGLSLTKRIVEEYHNGKIKVLNSEIGKGTTFQIALNKTI; encoded by the coding sequence ATGTCTTTTTCTGAAAGAACAAATACAACCCGCTGGATTATTATTTCGGTATGTTTTATAATCATTTCTCTAATTCTTTGGAACACTTATACTTTCTTCCAAATTTTTAAAAATGAAGAACGCTTGAAAATGAACCTTTTTGTAAAGGCGCAAATTTCAATAGTTAATGCAGATGAAAATACTGATGTCGAACTTCCACTTCAGATTTTCAACAACAACACTTCGATTCCGGGTATAATAATGCTTTACGATAAAGTGGTTAGCGCAGTAAATGTTCCCGACGAAATTCTTAACGATAAGAAAAAAAGAACTGCTTTCTTAAATAAGCTAAAAAATGAAAATGAGCCAATCACTTTCGAATATGCTCCAGGAAAATATCAGACGTTATATTACGGAAACTCTTCATTACTGAATAAACTCAAATATTATCCTATTGCCCTACTTCTGATTATATTTTTATGCATTGCCTTAATTTATAACTTTTACAAAAGCACTAAAATGGCGACCCAAAACAAACTTTGGGCAGGAATGGCAAAAGAGACGGCACATCAAATTGGCACACCGCTTTCTTCATTAATTGGTTGGGTTGAAATATTAAAAACAGAAAATATAGATCCGTCAATTAGCCTTGAAATTGAAAAAGATATCGAACGTTTGCAGACCATTACTGATCGTTTTTCTAAAATTGGTTCAGTACCCGTTTTAGAACTTCATGATATTGTAAAGGAAACTAAAACAGCTTATGAGTATTTGCAATCTCGTTTTTCTAAACAAGTTGCCTTTTCGTTTCATGCTCCAGATTCTCCTATTTTAGGAATGATAAACCCTACTTTGCATAGCTGGACGATCGAAAATTTGGTTAAAAATGCTATTGATGCCATGAAGGGAAAAGGAACTTTAGACCTTCAAATTGAACAAGACGCCAATCATGTAAAAATTAATATTAAAGATTCTGGAACTGGAATTCCCAAAAAACAGTTTAAAACCATTTTTGAAACTGGATATACCACAAAAAAACGCGGTTGGGGACTTGGACTTTCTTTAACTAAAAGAATTGTGGAAGAATATCATAATGGAAAAATAAAAGTACTGAATTCTGAAATTGGAAAAGGAACCACTTTTCAAATTGCGTTAAATAAAACTATTTAA
- a CDS encoding flavin reductase family protein translates to MISVNPKEIPTAKLQGYLQSSIGPRPIAFASTISETGIPNLSPFSFFNVFSANPPILVFSPSRRVRDNTIKHTLINAEATREVVINVVNYDIVQQTSLASTEYADGVNEFIKAGLTQIPSDLVKPYRVKESPVQFECKITQIIPLGTEGGAGNLILCEVVKIHIDESILDENGAIDQHKIDLVSRLGNNWYSRSNQGLFEVAKPLTTLGVGVDAIPDFIKESPVFDGNDLGKLGNIEALPTKEEVSIFVKENFTVKGVLSSDDQKKVHLEAKKYLDNGDVESAWKVLLAKK, encoded by the coding sequence ATGATCAGCGTTAACCCAAAAGAGATTCCAACGGCCAAATTGCAAGGCTATCTTCAGAGTTCAATCGGACCAAGACCTATTGCTTTTGCAAGTACAATTAGCGAAACAGGAATTCCAAATTTATCTCCGTTTAGTTTCTTTAATGTATTTAGTGCCAATCCGCCAATTTTGGTTTTTTCGCCATCAAGACGTGTTCGCGATAATACGATTAAACATACTTTAATTAATGCAGAAGCGACTCGAGAAGTGGTAATAAATGTTGTTAATTATGATATTGTACAACAAACATCATTGGCAAGTACAGAATATGCAGACGGAGTAAATGAGTTTATTAAAGCTGGATTAACCCAAATTCCTTCAGATTTGGTAAAACCATATCGCGTAAAAGAATCTCCCGTTCAGTTTGAATGTAAGATTACGCAGATTATTCCGTTGGGAACAGAAGGTGGAGCAGGAAATTTGATTTTATGTGAAGTAGTGAAAATTCATATTGACGAATCGATTTTAGATGAAAACGGAGCAATCGATCAGCATAAAATTGACTTGGTTTCAAGACTTGGAAATAATTGGTATTCAAGATCTAATCAAGGACTTTTTGAAGTCGCAAAACCCTTGACAACATTGGGAGTTGGTGTAGATGCAATACCCGATTTTATAAAAGAAAGCCCTGTTTTTGATGGGAATGATTTAGGAAAATTAGGTAACATTGAAGCCTTGCCTACAAAAGAAGAAGTTAGTATATTTGTGAAAGAAAATTTCACAGTCAAAGGAGTTTTAAGCTCAGACGACCAGAAAAAAGTACATTTAGAAGCCAAAAAATACTTGGATAATGGCGATGTAGAATCGGCTTGGAAAGTGCTTTTAGCTAAAAAATAA
- a CDS encoding DUF3127 domain-containing protein, whose protein sequence is MEVTGKVKVVNPEQQVSASFKKRELVVTTEEQYPQHILIEFTQDKCDLLSSYKQGDAVKVSINLRGREWVNPQGETRYFNSIQGWRIERLAAETPGQAPAMPAAETFAPATNLNEDEPDDLPF, encoded by the coding sequence ATGGAAGTTACAGGAAAAGTAAAAGTGGTTAACCCAGAGCAGCAAGTTAGTGCCTCATTCAAAAAAAGAGAGTTAGTTGTTACTACTGAGGAACAGTATCCACAACATATTTTAATCGAATTTACGCAAGATAAATGCGATTTATTGAGTAGCTATAAACAAGGAGATGCAGTAAAAGTTTCTATCAATTTAAGAGGAAGAGAATGGGTTAATCCACAAGGAGAAACTAGATATTTCAATAGTATTCAAGGTTGGAGAATCGAAAGATTAGCAGCAGAAACTCCAGGACAAGCTCCTGCAATGCCAGCGGCAGAAACTTTTGCTCCAGCAACAAACTTAAATGAAGACGAACCAGACGATTTACCGTTCTAA
- the aat gene encoding leucyl/phenylalanyl-tRNA--protein transferase, with the protein MYYLFNDLFFPPVEEADEEGILAIGGDLSPERLLLAYKSGIFPWFNEGEPILWWAPDPRMVLFFDELVISKSMRKILNKKVFKVTYNKNFREVISNCQQIKREGQEGTWISDEMIEAYCKLNEEGVAKSVEVWQDDVLVGGLYGIDLGKGNIFCGESMFSKVSNASKTAFIALALYLKKENYKLLDCQVYNPHLESLGCREIDREEFMSILKSK; encoded by the coding sequence ATGTATTATTTATTCAACGATTTGTTTTTTCCGCCAGTTGAAGAAGCTGATGAAGAGGGAATTTTAGCGATAGGAGGAGATCTAAGTCCAGAGCGTTTACTATTGGCTTACAAAAGCGGTATTTTTCCTTGGTTTAATGAAGGAGAACCGATTCTTTGGTGGGCGCCAGATCCTAGAATGGTATTATTTTTTGATGAGTTGGTGATATCCAAAAGCATGAGAAAAATTCTCAATAAGAAAGTGTTTAAGGTCACTTATAATAAAAATTTTAGAGAAGTAATTTCAAATTGCCAACAAATAAAAAGAGAGGGACAAGAGGGTACTTGGATTTCTGATGAAATGATTGAAGCCTATTGCAAATTGAATGAAGAAGGAGTTGCAAAATCAGTTGAGGTTTGGCAGGATGATGTGTTGGTAGGTGGTTTATATGGAATTGATTTGGGAAAAGGAAATATTTTTTGTGGAGAAAGTATGTTTTCTAAAGTTTCAAATGCTTCCAAAACAGCTTTTATTGCTTTAGCACTATATTTAAAGAAAGAAAATTATAAATTATTGGATTGCCAAGTTTACAATCCGCATTTGGAGAGCTTAGGCTGCCGAGAAATTGATCGTGAAGAGTTTATGTCCATTTTAAAAAGCAAATAG
- a CDS encoding MOSC domain-containing protein translates to MSAIYNVKEIYIYPIKSLAGISLESAKAEEMGFENDRRWMLIDAENQMLTQREHRIMSQFYPQISNGKISITFQDQKHEFSISEHLENAIEVNVWDDKSEVVEVNLETSKWFSQHLGFECKLVKILKNGARKHESSRLKETFNVSLADGYPYLMIGSKSLDFLNDKLDEKITIKRFRPNIVVSTENPHEEDDFKTFAIGEVQFKNIKPCGRCVMVNNDPENGRLKKEPLKTLSKYRNVDNSVLFGTNIVSLNSGIISVGDEVVF, encoded by the coding sequence ATGAGTGCCATTTACAACGTAAAAGAAATTTATATTTATCCAATAAAAAGTTTGGCAGGAATCAGTCTTGAATCTGCAAAAGCTGAAGAAATGGGATTTGAAAACGATCGCCGTTGGATGCTTATTGATGCAGAAAATCAAATGCTGACACAAAGAGAACATCGCATTATGAGTCAGTTTTATCCGCAGATTTCAAATGGGAAAATCAGCATTACTTTTCAGGATCAAAAGCATGAATTTTCTATTAGCGAACATTTAGAAAATGCAATAGAAGTAAATGTTTGGGACGATAAAAGCGAAGTGGTTGAGGTAAATCTTGAAACGTCAAAATGGTTTAGCCAGCATTTGGGTTTTGAATGCAAATTGGTTAAAATACTTAAAAATGGAGCTCGTAAACACGAAAGCTCTAGATTAAAAGAAACATTCAATGTTAGCTTGGCAGATGGTTATCCTTATTTAATGATTGGATCTAAAAGTTTGGATTTTTTGAATGATAAATTGGATGAAAAAATTACCATAAAAAGATTTCGTCCAAACATTGTTGTAAGCACTGAAAATCCTCACGAAGAAGATGATTTTAAGACTTTTGCGATAGGAGAGGTTCAATTTAAAAACATAAAACCCTGCGGAAGATGTGTTATGGTGAACAATGATCCAGAAAATGGGCGTTTGAAAAAGGAACCGCTAAAAACGTTAAGCAAATACAGAAATGTCGATAATTCGGTTTTATTCGGAACCAATATTGTGAGTCTGAATTCTGGAATTATCAGCGTTGGCGATGAGGTTGTTTTCTAG
- a CDS encoding HesA/MoeB/ThiF family protein → MSAIQEFLRYNRQTILPEIGDEGQVKLKKAKVLVIGAGGLGCPILQYIATAGVGFIAIMDFDTIEIHNLHRQILYTENEIGKQKSIVAQEVVSKLNPLIEAVAINEKLTLENASKIIEQYDIIVDGSDNFTTRYLVNDTCVQLNKPLVYGSILKFEGQIAVFNHNGSKNLRDLFPEMPDPKDVPNCNLNGVLGTLPGIIGNMMAHETLKLILELPTLNNELVIFNTLNWNFIKLNF, encoded by the coding sequence ATGAGTGCTATACAAGAATTTTTACGTTACAACAGACAAACTATTCTGCCTGAAATTGGCGATGAAGGTCAGGTAAAATTAAAAAAAGCAAAGGTTTTGGTGATTGGCGCCGGTGGTTTGGGATGCCCAATTTTGCAATATATTGCGACTGCAGGAGTGGGATTTATCGCAATCATGGATTTTGATACGATCGAAATTCATAATCTACACAGACAGATTTTATATACCGAAAATGAAATCGGAAAACAAAAATCAATTGTTGCTCAAGAAGTCGTTTCAAAACTAAATCCGCTGATTGAGGCTGTTGCAATCAATGAAAAACTGACTTTGGAAAATGCCTCAAAAATCATTGAACAGTATGATATAATTGTAGATGGTTCAGACAATTTTACAACGCGCTATTTGGTAAATGATACTTGCGTTCAGCTTAATAAACCTTTGGTTTACGGAAGCATTTTAAAATTTGAAGGCCAGATCGCTGTTTTTAATCATAACGGAAGTAAAAATCTCCGTGATTTATTTCCTGAAATGCCTGACCCAAAAGATGTTCCGAATTGTAATTTGAATGGTGTTCTCGGAACTTTGCCTGGAATTATTGGCAATATGATGGCGCATGAAACTTTAAAATTGATTCTCGAATTGCCAACTTTAAACAATGAACTAGTAATTTTTAATACTTTAAACTGGAATTTTATAAAGTTGAATTTCTAG
- the thiH gene encoding 2-iminoacetate synthase ThiH, with the protein MNTFKSIFEQYNWDEIQSRIYKTTSNDVERTLAKTKYNLDDFLILISPIAQNYLEQMAQKCHEITKNRFGKTIQMYAPLYLSNECQNICTYCGFSLDNKIKRKTLTDAEIKLEVEALKKTGFDHVLLVTGEANYTVNINYFLNAINLIKENFSIISVEVQPLSTEDYQRLHDAGVYSVLVYQETYHQEVYKKYHTKGKKSNFDYRLETPDRIGTAGIHKIGLGVLLGLEDWRTDSFFNALHLDYLQKKYWQTKYSVSFPRLRPAEGIIEPNFIMDDKDLTQLICAYRLWNEDLEISISTRENEKFRNHIIPIGVTSMSAGSKTNPGGYVVDPQSLEQFEISDERSAEEISKIIKNAGYEPVWKDWDKSFISDFRV; encoded by the coding sequence ATGAATACTTTCAAATCCATTTTTGAGCAATATAATTGGGATGAAATCCAATCTAGAATATATAAAACCACATCAAATGATGTCGAACGCACTTTGGCTAAAACCAAATACAATCTCGATGATTTTTTGATTCTAATTTCTCCTATTGCTCAAAATTATTTAGAGCAAATGGCACAAAAATGCCATGAAATTACCAAAAACCGTTTCGGAAAAACGATACAAATGTATGCTCCACTTTATTTGAGCAACGAATGCCAAAATATCTGCACCTATTGCGGATTTAGTTTAGACAATAAAATCAAAAGAAAAACGCTGACTGACGCTGAAATAAAACTGGAAGTTGAGGCTCTAAAGAAAACTGGCTTTGATCATGTTTTATTAGTTACGGGAGAAGCAAATTATACTGTAAATATTAATTATTTTCTTAATGCTATTAATCTAATCAAAGAAAACTTTTCTATTATTTCTGTTGAAGTACAGCCACTTTCTACAGAAGATTATCAGCGTTTGCACGATGCGGGAGTTTATTCCGTTTTAGTTTATCAAGAAACATATCATCAGGAAGTTTACAAAAAATATCATACAAAAGGTAAAAAATCAAATTTCGATTATCGATTGGAAACTCCTGATAGAATTGGAACTGCTGGAATTCATAAAATTGGTTTGGGCGTTTTATTAGGTTTAGAAGACTGGCGAACAGATAGTTTTTTCAACGCCTTACATTTAGATTATCTTCAAAAAAAATATTGGCAGACCAAATATTCCGTTTCTTTTCCTCGTCTGCGTCCAGCTGAAGGAATTATCGAACCGAATTTTATAATGGACGATAAAGATTTGACGCAATTAATCTGCGCTTACAGATTGTGGAATGAAGATCTAGAAATTTCTATTTCAACTCGCGAAAACGAGAAATTTAGAAACCATATAATTCCGATTGGAGTTACGAGTATGAGTGCAGGCTCTAAAACAAATCCGGGAGGTTACGTTGTCGATCCGCAATCTTTAGAACAATTCGAAATCAGCGATGAACGTTCGGCAGAAGAAATTTCGAAAATTATTAAAAATGCAGGTTACGAACCTGTTTGGAAAGACTGGGACAAAAGTTTTATTTCAGATTTTAGAGTTTAG
- a CDS encoding thiazole synthase, protein MQTSLFNIGDKTFKSRLFLGTGKFGSNEEMEDAVLASESELVTVALKRIDLETDTDAILSHLKHPNINLLPNTSGARNAKEAVFAAQLAREALETNWVKLEIHPDPKYLMPDPIETLKATEELAKLGFIVLPYIHADPVLCKHLESAGTSAVMPLGSPIGSNKGLKTIDFLEIIIEQSTVPVIVDAGIGVPSDAAKAMEIGADAILVNTAIAVAGNPKLMAKAFKEAVVAGRKAFEAKIANQQNYASASSPLTSFLYE, encoded by the coding sequence ATGCAGACATCATTGTTTAATATAGGAGATAAAACCTTTAAGTCCCGTTTGTTTCTCGGAACTGGAAAATTTGGTTCGAATGAAGAAATGGAAGATGCTGTTTTAGCTTCAGAAAGCGAATTGGTTACTGTCGCCCTAAAGCGTATTGATCTTGAAACTGATACAGATGCTATTTTATCGCACTTAAAACATCCAAATATCAATTTATTACCCAACACTTCTGGGGCAAGAAATGCAAAAGAAGCTGTTTTTGCCGCACAATTGGCTCGTGAAGCTTTGGAAACCAATTGGGTAAAACTGGAAATTCATCCTGATCCGAAATATTTAATGCCAGATCCGATTGAGACTTTAAAAGCAACAGAAGAATTGGCAAAATTGGGCTTTATTGTACTTCCATACATTCATGCTGATCCTGTTTTGTGCAAACACTTAGAAAGCGCTGGAACATCGGCCGTAATGCCGTTAGGTTCACCAATTGGAAGCAATAAAGGTTTAAAAACAATCGATTTTTTAGAAATCATAATTGAACAAAGCACCGTTCCTGTTATCGTAGATGCTGGAATTGGAGTGCCTTCTGATGCAGCAAAAGCAATGGAAATCGGTGCCGATGCCATTTTGGTGAATACTGCAATTGCCGTTGCTGGAAATCCGAAATTAATGGCTAAGGCTTTTAAGGAAGCTGTTGTTGCAGGAAGAAAAGCTTTTGAAGCGAAGATTGCCAATCAGCAAAATTATGCTTCGGCTTCTAGTCCGTTAACTTCTTTTCTTTATGAGTAA
- a CDS encoding thiamine phosphate synthase: MYSKLQYISQGETIDDQLRNIHQALDAGCNWVQMRFKNQTQKDVFTLAEAVKPLCEEYLANFIVNDDLHLAEQIAADGVHLGLTDTKIDEARAILGSTKIIGGTANTFEDIENHVKNGCDYIGLGPFRFTATKEKLSPILGLSGYHEILQKLKKNKIDIPVYAIGGITMRDVSPLMETGVFGIAVSGIITESDEKPKLIQQLKEKLYADIIV; encoded by the coding sequence ATGTATAGCAAACTGCAATATATTTCGCAAGGCGAAACAATTGACGACCAATTACGCAACATACATCAGGCACTTGATGCTGGATGCAATTGGGTACAAATGCGATTTAAAAACCAAACCCAAAAAGACGTTTTCACTTTAGCGGAAGCGGTAAAACCCTTATGCGAAGAATATCTTGCGAACTTTATTGTAAACGACGATTTGCATCTCGCAGAACAAATTGCAGCTGACGGAGTTCACTTGGGATTAACCGACACAAAAATCGACGAAGCCAGAGCCATTTTAGGCTCAACAAAAATTATCGGAGGAACTGCCAATACTTTTGAAGATATCGAAAATCATGTAAAAAACGGCTGTGATTATATTGGCTTAGGGCCTTTCAGGTTTACAGCAACTAAAGAAAAACTAAGTCCGATTTTAGGTTTGTCGGGTTATCATGAAATTCTTCAAAAACTGAAAAAAAATAAAATTGACATTCCTGTTTATGCCATTGGTGGCATCACAATGCGCGATGTAAGTCCGTTAATGGAAACAGGAGTTTTCGGAATTGCCGTGTCTGGAATCATTACTGAAAGTGATGAAAAACCAAAATTAATTCAACAATTAAAAGAAAAATTATATGCAGACATCATTGTTTAA
- a CDS encoding hydroxymethylpyrimidine/phosphomethylpyrimidine kinase: MSENRPFVLTIAGLDPSGGAGILADIKTFEQHKVSGFAISTANTIQTENEFHKIEWININFVIRSIEVLFQSYTISAVKIGIVPSLSYLNRILSTIKLISPDTKIVWDPVLKSTTEFDFLNIEDRSDLFQILSKINLITPNYIEIEQLLPGFIKDHLWIENEISTAILLKGGHNSNEIGKDQLFLKNKILDLFPTEKNCHEKHGSGCVLSSAIASNLALNQTMEVACKNAKIYIEKYLSSTSTLIGYHYV; the protein is encoded by the coding sequence ATGTCAGAAAATCGTCCATTCGTACTCACAATCGCAGGTTTAGATCCGTCTGGTGGCGCTGGAATTTTGGCTGATATCAAAACATTTGAACAGCATAAAGTTTCTGGCTTTGCTATTTCGACAGCTAATACCATTCAGACAGAAAATGAATTTCACAAGATTGAATGGATCAATATCAATTTTGTGATACGATCTATTGAAGTCTTATTTCAAAGCTATACAATCAGTGCTGTTAAAATCGGAATTGTGCCTTCTCTTTCTTATTTAAATCGGATTCTTTCGACGATAAAATTAATTTCTCCTGATACAAAAATTGTCTGGGATCCAGTTTTAAAATCGACAACAGAATTTGATTTTCTAAATATTGAAGATCGTTCAGATTTATTTCAAATCTTGTCAAAAATCAATTTGATTACACCCAATTATATAGAAATCGAACAATTACTTCCTGGTTTCATAAAAGATCATCTTTGGATTGAGAATGAAATTTCGACCGCAATTCTACTCAAAGGCGGACATAATTCAAATGAAATCGGAAAAGATCAATTGTTTTTAAAAAATAAAATTCTTGATTTATTCCCAACGGAAAAAAACTGCCACGAAAAACATGGTTCTGGCTGTGTCCTTTCTTCGGCAATCGCTTCCAATTTAGCACTAAATCAAACTATGGAAGTAGCTTGCAAAAATGCAAAAATCTACATAGAAAAATATTTGAGTTCAACATCAACATTAATTGGATACCATTATGTATAG
- a CDS encoding thiamine phosphate synthase — MIVITNPFTVEDEIDILHSLLEEGLSLLHIRKPDFSELEMAQFLNQIKLEFRNKLVLHNHHHLAEDFGIDRFHFSEKERKSNLNDPARFSKPCRSKSTSTHSIEDFNSLENDFDYAFLSPVFKSISKENYHPKINLFEALKSKTNSKTKVIALGGIDIENIQKTLENGFDDVALLGSIWNHENPLKQFKLCQKIVHSYSQSQV; from the coding sequence ATGATTGTGATTACAAATCCTTTTACTGTTGAAGATGAAATAGATATTCTTCATTCTTTATTGGAGGAAGGATTGTCTTTGCTTCATATTCGCAAACCTGATTTTTCAGAATTAGAAATGGCACAGTTTCTTAATCAGATAAAATTAGAATTTCGAAATAAACTGGTTTTGCACAATCATCATCATTTAGCCGAAGATTTTGGCATTGACCGATTTCATTTTTCTGAAAAAGAGAGAAAAAGCAATCTTAATGATCCTGCAAGGTTTTCAAAACCTTGTAGATCTAAATCAACATCGACACATTCGATCGAAGATTTTAATTCGTTAGAAAATGATTTTGATTACGCATTCTTAAGTCCTGTTTTTAAAAGTATTTCGAAGGAAAATTACCATCCAAAAATCAATCTATTTGAAGCTTTAAAATCAAAAACAAACAGTAAAACAAAAGTGATTGCTTTAGGCGGAATTGATATTGAAAACATTCAAAAAACACTTGAAAATGGTTTTGATGATGTTGCGCTTTTAGGAAGTATTTGGAACCATGAGAATCCGTTAAAACAATTTAAATTATGTCAGAAAATCGTCCATTCGTACTCACAATCGCAGGTTTAG
- the thiC gene encoding phosphomethylpyrimidine synthase ThiC, with the protein MTNEEQISRTPFPNSKKVYIDGEIHPIKVAMREITLSDTKLSNGGIEKNPPVTVYDTSGAYTDPNIEIDIRKGLPRLRESWILDRNDVEILNEITSDYGQSRLKDESLNHLRFEYLHQPKRAKKGANVTQLYYAKQGIITPEMEYIAIRENQRIELLIEQTKAMQCQHSGHSFGANAPKSKITPEFVRSEVAAGRAIIPNNINHPESEPMIVGRNFLVKINANIGNSAVTSSIEEEVEKAVWACRWGADTIMDLSTGKNIHETREWIIRNSPVPIGTVPIYQALEKVKGIAEDLTWEIFRDTLIEQAEQGVSYFTIHAGVLLRYIHLTANRVTGIVSRGGSIMAKWCLFHHKENFLYTHFEEICEIMKQYDVAFSLGDGLRPGSIADANDAAQFAELETLGELTKIAWKHDVQVFIEGPGHVPMHMIKENMDKQLEHCHEAPFYTLGPLTTDIAPGYDHITSAIGAAMIGWYGCAMLCYVTPKEHLGLPNKKDVKDGVITYKISAHAADLAKGHPGAQYRDNALSKARFEFRWEDQFNLALDPDTAREFHDETLPADGAKVAHFCSMCGPKFCSMKISQEIRDVAAAEKGMQEKSEEFIEQGKEIYI; encoded by the coding sequence ATGACAAACGAAGAACAAATATCCAGAACCCCATTTCCGAATTCTAAAAAAGTTTATATCGATGGAGAAATTCACCCAATAAAAGTAGCCATGCGCGAGATAACTTTAAGCGACACTAAACTTTCAAATGGTGGAATAGAAAAAAATCCTCCTGTAACGGTTTATGACACTTCTGGAGCTTATACAGATCCAAATATCGAAATTGATATTAGAAAAGGATTGCCACGCTTACGCGAAAGTTGGATTCTAGACCGAAACGATGTCGAAATTTTAAACGAAATCACTTCAGATTATGGCCAAAGCCGATTAAAAGACGAAAGCCTCAATCATCTTCGCTTCGAATATCTTCATCAACCAAAACGTGCTAAAAAAGGCGCAAATGTAACACAGTTATACTACGCTAAACAAGGCATTATCACTCCAGAAATGGAATATATCGCTATTCGCGAAAACCAGAGAATTGAACTGTTAATCGAACAAACCAAGGCAATGCAATGCCAGCACAGCGGTCATAGTTTTGGCGCTAATGCTCCAAAAAGTAAAATCACTCCCGAATTTGTGCGCTCTGAAGTTGCTGCAGGACGAGCAATTATTCCAAACAACATCAACCATCCAGAAAGTGAACCGATGATTGTGGGGCGTAATTTCTTGGTGAAAATCAATGCTAATATTGGAAATAGTGCCGTGACTTCGAGCATCGAAGAAGAAGTTGAAAAAGCCGTTTGGGCTTGCCGTTGGGGCGCCGATACGATTATGGATTTATCAACAGGAAAAAATATTCATGAAACCAGAGAATGGATTATTAGAAATTCTCCCGTTCCAATCGGAACCGTTCCGATTTATCAAGCTCTTGAAAAAGTAAAAGGGATTGCTGAAGATTTAACTTGGGAAATTTTCCGCGATACTTTAATTGAACAAGCAGAACAAGGCGTTTCATACTTTACAATTCATGCTGGAGTTTTACTTCGCTACATTCATTTAACTGCCAATCGAGTTACTGGAATTGTATCTCGAGGCGGATCGATTATGGCAAAATGGTGTTTGTTTCATCATAAAGAAAACTTCCTTTACACACATTTTGAAGAAATCTGCGAAATCATGAAACAATACGATGTTGCTTTTTCTTTGGGAGACGGTTTACGTCCAGGTTCAATTGCAGATGCGAATGATGCAGCACAATTTGCGGAATTAGAGACTTTAGGAGAATTGACAAAAATCGCTTGGAAACATGATGTTCAGGTTTTTATTGAAGGCCCAGGACACGTACCAATGCACATGATTAAAGAAAACATGGACAAACAATTGGAACATTGCCATGAAGCTCCTTTTTACACTTTAGGCCCATTAACTACAGATATTGCTCCAGGTTACGATCATATTACTTCGGCAATTGGCGCTGCTATGATTGGCTGGTATGGCTGTGCAATGTTGTGTTATGTAACGCCAAAAGAACATTTGGGCTTACCGAATAAAAAAGACGTTAAAGACGGTGTAATCACCTATAAAATTTCTGCTCATGCTGCCGATTTGGCAAAAGGCCATCCGGGAGCGCAATATCGCGATAATGCTTTGAGTAAAGCTCGTTTTGAATTCCGTTGGGAAGATCAGTTTAATTTAGCTTTAGATCCAGATACTGCAAGAGAATTTCACGATGAAACGCTTCCTGCTGATGGAGCAAAAGTCGCGCATTTCTGCTCAATGTGTGGCCCTAAATTCTGCTCTATGAAAATATCTCAGGAAATTAGAGATGTTGCTGCTGCTGAAAAAGGAATGCAAGAGAAATCAGAAGAATTTATTGAGCAAGGGAAAGAGATTTATATATAA
- the thiS gene encoding sulfur carrier protein ThiS: MELKINQQTKQFNAESLSVQSLLDLEIPNKQNGIAVAVNNTVVPKLNWNEFFVQETDEILIISATQGG, from the coding sequence ATGGAACTAAAAATCAATCAACAAACCAAACAATTCAATGCTGAATCGCTAAGCGTTCAATCATTGCTCGATCTCGAAATTCCGAACAAACAAAACGGAATCGCCGTTGCTGTTAACAATACTGTTGTTCCAAAACTCAATTGGAACGAATTCTTCGTACAAGAAACCGACGAAATTTTAATTATTTCTGCTACCCAAGGAGGATAA